One window of Candidatus Methylomirabilis sp. genomic DNA carries:
- a CDS encoding heme lyase CcmF/NrfE family subunit: MISTLGRFSIWLALAITVYGVFVSVLGARRRRPALIESGQGAVVSVFGLCTFAVLLMEAGLVGHDFSLQYVARNASLDTPLFYTIIALWGALEGSILLWVWLLALMSLLTVIIERKRQGELTPYVTAILLCISAFFLLLVAFPADPFTTVLPAPADGRGPNPLLQNHPLMAVHPPGLYAGYVGWSIPYAFGMAALITGRLGEAWIRTVRRWSIVAWAFLTVGIIVGGRWSYEVLGWGGYWAWDPVENASLLPWLTGTAFLHSIMVQERRKMLKFWNVALIIITFALTIFGTFLTRSGILSSVHAFSDSAVGPLFLAFIGLILLTSFSLLVYRSDKLQAEGDLDSLVSRESTFLVNNLLLLGFAFAVLLGTLFPLLSEAVRGVKVSVGEPFFNTVNVPIGLGLIFLMAVGPLIAWRHASLESLRRTFAGPLCLAILGAGICWLLGVRGLYPLLAFGLSLFAAITVMQEFVRGARTRRRNTGEGYLTALSKLTSRNRRRYGGFIVHLGVTFVVIGITASSVFKLEQEVTLRQGESLQLGRYQVRFDDLSAWQEPQRFVVQGNFTIFNSNHKVAEMRPAKRFYPAEQQPIGTVDVRSTLREDLYLVLSSFAQDGTTATVKALVRPLVMWIWFGGWVMVLGSLIAIWPDRRRAVATDQAREHMAWQPGRS; the protein is encoded by the coding sequence ATGATTTCTACGCTTGGCCGGTTTAGTATTTGGTTGGCCCTCGCCATCACGGTCTACGGCGTGTTCGTGTCCGTCCTGGGAGCGCGGCGACGTCGGCCGGCCCTGATCGAGAGCGGACAAGGGGCGGTTGTCTCGGTATTTGGCCTCTGCACCTTCGCCGTCCTGCTGATGGAGGCTGGGCTGGTCGGCCACGATTTCAGCCTTCAATACGTTGCCAGGAATGCCAGCCTCGATACACCGCTGTTCTACACGATCATTGCGCTGTGGGGAGCGCTCGAGGGCTCAATTTTACTCTGGGTCTGGCTGTTGGCCCTGATGAGCCTGCTCACGGTGATCATCGAGAGAAAGCGGCAGGGTGAATTGACCCCGTACGTGACGGCTATCCTGCTGTGCATCTCGGCGTTTTTCCTCCTGCTGGTAGCCTTTCCGGCCGATCCCTTTACTACGGTGCTGCCGGCGCCGGCTGACGGGCGCGGACCGAATCCGCTCCTGCAAAACCATCCCTTGATGGCGGTGCACCCGCCCGGCCTGTACGCCGGCTATGTTGGCTGGTCCATTCCGTATGCCTTCGGTATGGCCGCCCTGATCACCGGTCGGCTCGGTGAGGCATGGATCAGAACCGTGCGCCGCTGGTCGATCGTGGCCTGGGCCTTCCTGACGGTCGGCATCATCGTCGGGGGACGGTGGTCCTATGAGGTGTTGGGATGGGGCGGCTACTGGGCCTGGGATCCGGTAGAGAACGCCTCACTGCTGCCCTGGCTTACCGGCACGGCATTTCTCCATTCGATCATGGTCCAGGAGCGACGAAAGATGCTGAAGTTCTGGAACGTGGCGCTGATCATCATCACCTTTGCGCTGACCATCTTCGGCACCTTTCTCACGCGAAGCGGCATCCTCTCGTCTGTTCATGCCTTCTCTGACTCGGCCGTCGGGCCGTTGTTCCTGGCCTTCATTGGTCTGATCCTATTGACCTCCTTCAGTCTCCTGGTGTATCGAAGCGATAAGTTACAGGCAGAGGGTGATCTCGACTCGTTGGTGTCGCGTGAGAGCACCTTCCTGGTGAACAATCTGTTGCTCCTGGGGTTTGCGTTTGCGGTCCTGCTTGGCACCCTGTTTCCCCTCCTGTCCGAGGCGGTTCGCGGGGTCAAGGTCAGCGTGGGCGAGCCGTTCTTCAACACGGTGAACGTCCCCATCGGCTTGGGCCTGATCTTCCTGATGGCCGTCGGGCCGCTGATCGCCTGGCGACACGCCTCGCTCGAAAGCCTGCGCCGGACCTTTGCCGGTCCCTTGTGTCTCGCCATCCTGGGCGCGGGCATCTGCTGGTTGCTTGGAGTACGGGGGCTGTATCCACTTCTGGCCTTTGGTCTCAGTCTGTTTGCCGCCATCACCGTGATGCAGGAGTTTGTCCGTGGCGCCAGGACACGGCGCCGAAACACAGGAGAGGGGTATCTGACCGCGCTCTCGAAACTCACCAGCCGGAACCGACGGCGCTATGGCGGCTTCATCGTCCATCTGGGAGTCACCTTCGTCGTGATCGGTATTACCGCCTCGTCGGTCTTCAAGCTGGAGCAGGAGGTCACCCTGAGGCAAGGCGAATCGCTCCAGCTTGGTCGGTACCAGGTCCGATTCGACGACCTCAGCGCCTGGCAAGAACCGCAACGCTTTGTGGTGCAGGGGAACTTTACGATCTTCAACTCGAACCACAAGGTGGCCGAGATGCGGCCTGCCAAGCGGTTCTATCCGGCTGAGCAGCAGCCGATCGGCACGGTCGATGTTCGCTCGACGCTACGAGAGGATCTCTATCTGGTTCTCTCGTCGTTTGCGCAGGATGGAACCACTGCCACCGTGAAGGCGTTGGTTCGCCCGCTGGTGATGTGGATCTGGTTTGGCGGCTGGGTGATGGTCCTGGGTTCGCTGATCGCGATCTGGCCCGACCGACGACGGGCTGTTGCGACAGATCAGGCGAGGGAGCATATGGCATGGCAACCTGGAAGAAGCTAA
- a CDS encoding cytochrome c maturation protein CcmE, whose translation MTKKTKLLLGGGIVVAALAYLINSGIQEATVYYITPSELKAKGGAVSDRSFRLGGMVVPGSLHWEPQTLKLTFRLTDGKEEVPVEHTGSPPDLFKEGAGAVVEGKCVKGGPFQSSMIMAKHSEEYKPPEKGQTPTEHIHRTLVQPQGTQP comes from the coding sequence ATGACGAAGAAGACCAAACTGCTGTTGGGCGGAGGTATCGTGGTGGCAGCCCTCGCATACTTAATCAACAGCGGGATTCAGGAGGCCACCGTCTATTACATCACGCCGTCGGAGCTCAAGGCGAAAGGCGGGGCGGTCTCTGATCGATCGTTCCGCCTCGGCGGGATGGTGGTGCCCGGCTCGCTCCACTGGGAGCCGCAGACACTGAAGCTCACGTTTCGTCTGACCGACGGGAAGGAAGAGGTGCCGGTCGAGCACACGGGCTCCCCACCCGACCTCTTTAAAGAGGGCGCGGGCGCGGTTGTCGAGGGGAAGTGCGTGAAGGGTGGTCCGTTTCAGTCAAGCATGATTATGGCGAAGCATTCCGAGGAGTACAAGCCCCCGGAGAAGGGGCAGACTCCGACCGAGCATATCCACCGAACATTAGTGCAACCACAGGGCACACAACCATGA
- the ccsA gene encoding cytochrome c biogenesis protein CcsA — protein MIGRSCERALGIVTVIGLVIGLYIAFVYAPADAVQGDVQRLMYLHVPLILVSYLAFFVVFIASILYLWRRRLQHDAIAHSSAEIGVLFTALTIAVGSIWGRPTWGAWWTWDARLTTTAILLLMFLGYLMLRALVDDPSRGATFCAVLGIIGFLDVPIIHMSVVWWRTLHQPASILRPGPSTVAPDMQVALYTNLAAFVLLYGYLLVKRLQVEGARRELFRLQMELLG, from the coding sequence ATGATCGGACGGAGTTGTGAGCGGGCATTGGGCATCGTGACGGTCATTGGCCTCGTGATCGGGCTCTACATTGCGTTCGTCTATGCACCGGCTGATGCGGTGCAGGGAGACGTGCAACGGCTGATGTACCTGCATGTCCCCCTGATCCTTGTCAGCTACCTGGCCTTCTTTGTCGTGTTCATTGCGAGTATCCTGTATCTGTGGCGACGTCGCCTGCAGCATGATGCCATCGCGCATTCGTCCGCCGAGATCGGAGTGCTCTTCACTGCGCTGACAATCGCGGTCGGCTCAATATGGGGACGACCAACCTGGGGGGCCTGGTGGACGTGGGACGCACGGCTGACCACGACCGCCATCCTGCTCTTGATGTTCCTGGGCTATCTGATGCTTCGCGCGCTGGTCGATGATCCGTCACGAGGGGCCACCTTCTGCGCAGTCCTTGGGATTATCGGCTTTCTCGATGTTCCGATCATCCACATGTCGGTCGTGTGGTGGCGCACCTTACACCAGCCCGCGTCGATCCTCAGGCCCGGCCCCTCAACGGTGGCCCCGGACATGCAGGTGGCGCTCTATACAAACCTGGCCGCCTTCGTGCTGTTGTATGGCTATCTGCTGGTCAAGCGACTTCAGGTCGAGGGGGCGAGGCGGGAACTGTTCAGGCTGCAGATGGAATTACTCGGGTGA
- a CDS encoding heme exporter protein CcmB — protein MIFTRRVLAIAWKDLIAEWRDRESLTAMCFFAFLVLFLFNFALGGDQALIRQASSGLLWLAFAFTGVLGLARSVQSELVNDCLDGLLLYPAEREAIYLGKLLGSFSVILLVELISFPLFAVLYNMDIWSQLPKLLLITVPATLGFAAAGTLMSTMTAGLRAREAMLPFLLFPMTIPLILSAVRGTEVVLRREAFELAMPWLKLMAAFDVLFLVGSLLTFELLVEE, from the coding sequence ATGATCTTTACCCGAAGGGTCCTGGCGATCGCGTGGAAGGATCTCATAGCGGAGTGGCGTGATCGGGAAAGCCTCACCGCTATGTGTTTTTTCGCGTTTCTGGTCTTGTTCCTCTTCAACTTCGCCCTCGGCGGGGATCAGGCGCTTATCCGGCAAGCCTCATCCGGCCTGTTGTGGTTGGCCTTTGCATTTACCGGTGTGCTTGGCCTGGCTCGATCGGTTCAGAGCGAACTGGTGAATGACTGTTTAGACGGCCTGCTTCTGTATCCTGCCGAGCGGGAAGCGATTTATCTGGGGAAACTGTTAGGCAGCTTCAGCGTGATCCTCCTTGTGGAGCTGATAAGCTTTCCCCTCTTTGCAGTCCTGTACAACATGGACATCTGGTCGCAACTCCCTAAGCTCTTGTTGATCACGGTGCCTGCAACGCTCGGATTCGCCGCAGCGGGAACGCTGATGTCCACCATGACGGCGGGCCTGAGGGCGCGGGAGGCCATGCTGCCGTTCCTCCTGTTCCCCATGACGATTCCCTTGATTTTATCTGCTGTACGAGGAACGGAGGTCGTGCTGCGACGTGAGGCATTCGAACTCGCCATGCCCTGGCTCAAGCTGATGGCGGCGTTTGATGTGCTGTTTCTTGTGGGGTCGTTGTTGACATTCGAATTGCTGGTTGAGGAATAA
- the ccmA gene encoding heme ABC exporter ATP-binding protein CcmA: protein MALGLPFSGSRMARTDGVGGLPEVTAAVETRGLVKWFGAYPALRGIDLRVARGEILALFGPNGAGKSTLLRILAGLVRPTAGSAQVAGFDVNRNGDGVRRVVGVLAHGHQLYEALTGRENLLFAATMLGLDRPAERISEVLTKVGLEGAAATRVRTFSSGMKRRLALAKLMLREPKILLLDEPFTNLDLQASKLLEEFLMASKIAGTTTLLATHNLSIGFALADRMAILQQGRLVFDAGRDEVSLESLRSFFALHGELWGGE from the coding sequence ATGGCGCTTGGCCTCCCATTCTCAGGGTCTCGAATGGCGAGAACTGACGGAGTAGGGGGGCTCCCTGAGGTGACGGCTGCCGTCGAGACCAGGGGTTTGGTCAAGTGGTTTGGCGCGTATCCGGCCCTGCGTGGCATTGATCTTCGCGTTGCCAGAGGGGAGATCCTGGCTCTGTTTGGCCCGAACGGAGCGGGGAAGAGCACCCTGCTGAGAATCCTGGCCGGGCTGGTGCGGCCTACTGCCGGATCAGCGCAGGTCGCTGGGTTCGATGTAAATAGGAATGGCGACGGCGTAAGGCGGGTTGTCGGTGTTCTTGCTCACGGTCACCAACTGTATGAGGCTCTCACCGGGCGTGAAAACCTCCTGTTTGCGGCGACCATGCTGGGACTGGATCGTCCCGCCGAACGCATATCGGAGGTTCTGACGAAGGTTGGACTGGAGGGAGCGGCGGCAACTCGGGTCAGGACTTTCTCCAGCGGGATGAAGCGGCGTCTTGCGCTCGCAAAACTGATGCTGCGTGAGCCGAAGATCCTGCTGCTTGACGAGCCCTTCACAAACCTTGACCTCCAGGCGTCGAAGCTGCTGGAGGAATTCCTCATGGCCTCAAAAATAGCGGGTACCACGACATTACTGGCTACTCATAACCTGTCGATCGGGTTTGCCCTGGCAGACCGGATGGCCATCTTGCAACAGGGGCGGCTGGTCTTTGACGCCGGACGGGACGAGGTGAGCCTGGAATCGTTACGCTCCTTTTTTGCGCTCCATGGGGAGTTGTGGGGGGGTGAATGA
- a CDS encoding HD domain-containing phosphohydrolase, protein MDSERPPRPAILVVDDQEVNTLLVETILAPQGYEILSASNGEQALELVAAQPPDLILLDIIMPGLDGFDVCARLKGDERTRLIPIVMVTSLSDLQDRIRGIEVGADDFLTKPFHPAELSARVRSLLKLKQFTDELEDAEDVVCTLALSVEAKDAYTDGHCERLALYSVALGRSMGLPQEQLKALHRGGYLHDVGKIAVSESILNKKTGLTDEEWRIVREHPIIGERICKPLKSLKLVLPIIRHHHERWDGSGYPDGLKGQKIPLAARIIRVVDIYDALMTARPYKPSLDTHQAFSIMQLASEKGSCDPRLVEQFISLLQSGKTLVGLERMRPRRL, encoded by the coding sequence ATGGACTCAGAGCGCCCACCTCGCCCGGCGATTTTGGTCGTCGATGACCAGGAAGTCAATACATTATTGGTCGAGACGATCCTGGCCCCACAGGGTTATGAAATTCTCTCGGCATCAAATGGGGAACAGGCCCTCGAACTTGTAGCAGCCCAGCCGCCGGATCTTATCCTGCTTGATATCATTATGCCAGGTCTGGATGGGTTCGATGTCTGTGCTCGGCTTAAGGGGGACGAGCGCACCCGACTGATTCCCATCGTGATGGTGACCTCTCTCAGCGATCTGCAAGACAGAATCCGCGGGATCGAGGTCGGGGCAGACGACTTTTTGACTAAACCCTTCCACCCGGCGGAGTTGAGCGCGCGAGTCCGGTCTCTTCTGAAGCTCAAGCAGTTTACCGATGAGTTAGAAGATGCGGAGGACGTGGTGTGTACGTTGGCCCTGAGCGTTGAGGCCAAGGATGCGTACACCGACGGGCATTGCGAGCGTTTGGCCCTGTACTCGGTCGCCCTTGGCCGAAGCATGGGTCTTCCCCAAGAGCAGTTGAAGGCGTTACACCGTGGAGGCTACCTGCACGACGTCGGCAAGATTGCTGTATCGGAATCGATCCTGAATAAAAAGACGGGATTGACCGATGAAGAATGGCGCATCGTGCGAGAACACCCGATTATCGGGGAGCGGATATGCAAGCCGCTTAAGTCGCTGAAATTGGTCCTTCCCATCATTCGCCATCACCATGAACGATGGGACGGCAGTGGATACCCCGATGGCTTGAAGGGACAGAAGATTCCCCTTGCGGCCAGAATCATTCGCGTTGTTGATATCTACGACGCACTGATGACGGCCCGACCCTATAAGCCCTCACTCGACACCCACCAAGCCTTTTCGATTATGCAGTTGGCATCGGAGAAAGGCTCATGCGACCCCAGGTTGGTGGAGCAGTTTATCAGCCTGTTGCAGTCTGGTAAGACCCTCGTAGGTCTGGAGAGGATGAGGCCAAGGCGACTATAG
- the lipB gene encoding lipoyl(octanoyl) transferase LipB: protein MRTCSLIDLGLTPYDESLILQRRLATLRAEDRLEDVLLLVEHPPVITLGRAGQKAHLHVPESSLTALGIEFFEVERGGDITYHGPGQLVGYPILNLTEHGCDLHRYLRQLEEVLIVTLSDFGIAAGRSLGRTGVWIGESKIASLGIHVSRWITRHGFALNVNMDLAPFELIVPCGIQGAKATSVAQELSRLISVREVMAALIERFEVEFGVSLLPTSLSELFSSRSRASIINRDRPAIVRGMS, encoded by the coding sequence ATGCGGACGTGTAGCCTGATCGATCTTGGGCTCACGCCATACGACGAGTCGTTAATACTGCAACGACGGCTGGCGACTCTTCGGGCTGAGGACCGCCTGGAGGACGTCCTGCTCCTTGTCGAGCATCCGCCGGTTATCACCCTCGGGCGAGCAGGGCAGAAGGCTCACCTCCACGTACCGGAATCCTCCCTGACCGCGCTGGGGATCGAGTTTTTCGAAGTAGAGCGCGGTGGCGACATAACCTATCACGGTCCAGGCCAGTTAGTAGGATATCCGATCCTCAATCTGACCGAACATGGTTGTGACCTGCATCGATACCTTCGGCAACTCGAAGAGGTACTGATCGTGACCCTATCGGACTTCGGAATCGCTGCTGGTCGCTCGCTTGGTCGAACGGGCGTGTGGATCGGTGAAAGCAAAATTGCCTCGTTAGGCATTCACGTCAGCCGTTGGATCACTCGTCATGGCTTCGCGCTGAACGTCAATATGGATTTGGCGCCGTTTGAGTTGATCGTTCCTTGCGGGATCCAGGGCGCCAAGGCGACAAGCGTGGCGCAGGAGTTGTCTCGCCTAATCTCAGTTCGTGAGGTGATGGCGGCTCTTATCGAACGTTTCGAGGTTGAGTTCGGGGTATCTCTTCTGCCTACATCGCTGTCCGAGCTTTTCAGTTCGAGAAGCAGGGCGAGCATAATCAATAGGGATAGACCGGCTATCGTTCGAGGCATGAGTTAA
- the lpdA gene encoding dihydrolipoyl dehydrogenase — protein MGSDTQPFDLAVIGAGPGGYVASIRAAQLGMRVALIERDRLGGICLNWGCIPTKALLQSAHILSLMRRAEEFGIHADNLRADFGVAVKRSREKAQRLSKGIEYLMRKHKVAVFSGEARFTSAKELEVGGADGKTKGSIRAERILLATGSRPRLLPNLTVDGQVILTSTEAMLLNRAPASMIIIGGGAIGVEFADIYQAYGTAVTIVELLPTILPYEDEEITALLHRSLTKKGIKILTGTKVEQVIVEAGKAKVRVSNNDGNKELSGETVLVAVGRVANSEVGGLKELGVATKNGYVAVNEWMESSIAGIYAIGDLVGAPLLAHKASHEGIVAVEKMAKLDDVTPVDPRRIPSCTYCHPQVASIGLTEAKAKAEGYTIRVGRFPFSASGMAITLGEAEGMVKVIADATHGEILGVHIMGAHATELIAEAGLAIALEATPEEIAKSIHAHPTISEAVAEAALAALGRPIHV, from the coding sequence ATGGGATCGGACACTCAACCATTTGATTTGGCAGTGATTGGGGCGGGCCCTGGCGGCTACGTGGCATCGATCCGCGCCGCGCAGCTCGGGATGCGTGTGGCTCTCATCGAGAGAGATCGCTTGGGCGGGATCTGCCTCAACTGGGGCTGTATCCCGACGAAGGCATTACTTCAGAGCGCGCATATTCTTTCTCTTATGCGCCGAGCGGAAGAGTTTGGGATTCACGCGGATAATCTCCGGGCGGACTTCGGCGTTGCCGTCAAGCGGAGTCGCGAAAAAGCGCAGCGATTATCCAAGGGTATTGAGTACCTGATGCGTAAGCATAAAGTCGCTGTCTTCTCGGGGGAGGCCCGCTTCACTTCAGCCAAGGAACTTGAGGTTGGAGGTGCGGACGGAAAGACGAAGGGGTCAATCCGCGCTGAACGCATCCTCTTGGCAACCGGGTCGCGACCCAGGCTGCTGCCGAACCTGACGGTCGATGGTCAGGTCATACTGACCAGCACTGAGGCCATGCTGCTGAACCGGGCTCCCGCCTCCATGATCATCATCGGGGGAGGAGCGATCGGTGTAGAGTTTGCCGACATCTATCAAGCCTATGGAACGGCTGTGACAATCGTTGAGCTGCTGCCGACGATCCTTCCCTATGAGGACGAGGAGATCACGGCGCTCCTCCACCGTTCTTTGACTAAAAAGGGGATCAAGATCCTCACCGGGACAAAGGTTGAGCAGGTGATTGTTGAGGCCGGTAAAGCTAAGGTCAGGGTATCGAACAACGACGGCAACAAGGAGCTGTCTGGCGAAACGGTCTTGGTGGCGGTAGGTAGGGTAGCAAATTCTGAGGTAGGCGGCTTGAAGGAGTTGGGTGTCGCGACAAAGAATGGATATGTCGCGGTCAACGAGTGGATGGAATCCAGTATCGCCGGCATCTATGCCATCGGCGATCTTGTTGGCGCGCCGCTCTTGGCTCACAAGGCTTCGCACGAGGGAATCGTTGCGGTCGAAAAGATGGCCAAACTGGATGATGTGACACCGGTAGATCCCAGACGGATCCCGAGTTGCACCTACTGTCACCCGCAGGTCGCCAGCATCGGTTTGACGGAGGCGAAGGCGAAGGCTGAAGGGTATACGATACGCGTCGGCCGATTCCCGTTCAGTGCGAGCGGGATGGCGATCACCCTCGGCGAGGCCGAGGGGATGGTCAAGGTGATCGCCGATGCGACACATGGAGAGATCCTGGGTGTGCACATCATGGGCGCCCATGCCACCGAACTGATCGCCGAGGCCGGCTTGGCGATCGCATTGGAGGCCACTCCTGAAGAGATTGCCAAGTCGATTCATGCCCATCCAACTATTTCCGAGGCGGTTGCGGAGGCTGCCCTTGCCGCCCTGGGCCGCCCTATTCACGTATGA